From one Rhizobium rosettiformans genomic stretch:
- a CDS encoding endonuclease domain-containing protein: MPHAPVPPQRRAHAKRMRHEMTDAERKLWGCLRAHRLMGLGFRRQVPIAGFIVDFACSDHKLIVEVDGSRHGNDADIAYDAARTRRLEQDGWTVLRFWNDDVLRDIDNVCQHIVIVAGKGWS; the protein is encoded by the coding sequence ATGCCGCATGCACCCGTTCCACCGCAACGGCGCGCCCATGCAAAGCGCATGCGCCACGAAATGACAGATGCCGAGCGCAAGCTCTGGGGCTGCCTGCGCGCGCATCGCTTGATGGGCCTTGGCTTTCGCCGACAGGTGCCGATTGCCGGCTTCATCGTCGATTTCGCCTGCTCGGATCATAAGCTGATTGTGGAGGTGGACGGGTCTCGGCACGGGAACGATGCCGATATCGCATATGATGCGGCCCGCACGAGGCGGCTGGAGCAGGATGGCTGGACGGTGCTGCGGTTCTGGAACGACGACGTGCTGCGGGACATCGACAATGTTTGCCAGCATATTGTGATTGTTGCGGGAAAGGGGTGGTCGTGA
- the cysS gene encoding cysteine--tRNA ligase — protein MAGGLKLYNTLTREKVDFEPIDPDNVRMYVCGPTVYDFAHIGNARPVIVFDVLFRLLRHTYGADKVTYVRNITDVDDKINARALRDFGGQIADGSMSLNEAIRAVTGKTESQFHEDVASLGCLKPTVEPRATDNIPQMITIIQRLLDMGHAYVASGSEGHEVLFSTASMADYGMLSKRKLEDQQAGARVAVESHKMNPADFVLWKQSADTEPGWPASFTFEKITTPIYGRPGWHIECSAMSDRYLWEEIKDRLSPKAKAKPHQFDIHGGGLDLIFPHHENEIAQSCCAFDNDLMATVWMHNGFLQVEGRKMSKSEGNFVTINELLATEKFGGRKWPGEVLRLAMLMTHYREPIDFSVKRLEEAERLLAKWPAGDAGDVAPDAAVLEALSDDLNTVAAVQAIHALAQAANADPSKLPLFVASAALLGVAPKKAELSDDLSAAVQALVDMRLEMLKAKNFAEADKIRDELAAKGIQLKDGKDKETGERVTTWEVKR, from the coding sequence ATGGCCGGCGGCCTCAAGCTTTACAACACGCTCACACGCGAGAAGGTCGACTTCGAGCCGATCGATCCCGACAATGTGCGCATGTATGTCTGCGGCCCGACGGTCTACGACTTTGCCCATATCGGCAACGCGCGCCCCGTCATCGTCTTCGATGTGCTCTTCCGGCTGCTCCGCCACACCTATGGCGCCGACAAGGTGACCTATGTCCGCAACATCACCGACGTCGATGACAAGATCAACGCGCGGGCGTTGCGCGATTTCGGCGGGCAGATCGCCGATGGTTCGATGAGCCTCAACGAGGCGATCCGGGCTGTTACCGGCAAGACGGAAAGCCAGTTCCACGAGGACGTGGCCTCGCTCGGCTGTCTGAAGCCCACCGTCGAGCCACGCGCCACCGACAACATTCCGCAGATGATCACGATCATCCAGCGGCTGCTCGACATGGGCCATGCCTATGTCGCCAGCGGTTCGGAAGGCCATGAAGTGCTGTTTTCGACCGCCTCGATGGCCGATTACGGCATGCTGTCAAAGCGCAAGCTCGAAGACCAGCAGGCAGGCGCCCGCGTCGCGGTCGAAAGCCACAAGATGAACCCAGCCGATTTCGTGCTGTGGAAGCAGTCCGCTGACACAGAGCCAGGCTGGCCGGCGAGCTTCACCTTCGAGAAGATCACCACGCCGATCTATGGGCGTCCCGGCTGGCATATCGAATGCTCTGCCATGTCCGACCGCTATCTCTGGGAAGAGATCAAGGATCGCCTGTCCCCCAAGGCGAAGGCCAAGCCGCACCAGTTCGACATCCATGGCGGCGGACTGGACCTGATCTTCCCGCACCACGAAAACGAGATCGCCCAGTCCTGCTGCGCCTTCGACAACGACCTGATGGCGACCGTGTGGATGCACAACGGCTTCCTGCAGGTCGAAGGCCGGAAGATGTCGAAGTCGGAGGGTAATTTCGTCACGATCAACGAGTTGCTGGCGACGGAGAAATTCGGCGGGCGGAAGTGGCCGGGCGAAGTGCTGAGGCTCGCCATGCTGATGACGCATTACCGCGAGCCGATCGATTTTTCGGTCAAGCGGCTGGAAGAGGCAGAACGTCTGCTGGCAAAGTGGCCGGCAGGTGATGCCGGTGACGTGGCCCCGGATGCAGCCGTTCTAGAAGCCCTCTCTGATGACCTCAACACGGTTGCGGCCGTTCAGGCGATTCATGCACTCGCGCAGGCGGCGAATGCGGATCCGTCGAAGCTGCCGCTCTTTGTCGCCTCGGCAGCCTTGCTCGGTGTTGCGCCGAAGAAGGCAGAACTCAGCGACGATCTCTCCGCCGCGGTCCAGGCCTTGGTCGACATGCGGCTCGAAATGCTGAAGGCGAAGAATTTTGCCGAAGCGGACAAGATCCGGGACGAACTTGCCGCCAAAGGCATCCAGCTCAAGGACGGCAAGGACAAGGAGACCGGCGAGCGGGTGACGACCTGGGAGGTCAAGCGGTAA
- a CDS encoding GGDEF domain-containing protein, with protein sequence MDHSLHLPTVMIVHALITLISTVVTIYMWLRNRDSRILPMLVAAGLAGCTAMFLHSARSSLPLFLSSGVGLGLGVFAVGLYWQAVVVFEGGKASLTKASIGLIVWTALWLMPVVYQSVELRTTILGLLIAGYCFLTAEDILRKAKREPLPSRSIAAVANLIRGAVWLAPVPLSLFVGPAYAADGTTAPWFAYIVLANSMMIVLTLVALLMLAKERDELRYRLASERDPLTNLANRRTFVTSACKMLQEQEGASLLLLDIDHFKVVNDTHGHAAGDQVLLAFSRTIEQRMPKGWLFARIGGEEFACLMPRMSAQKAVAVAENLRLAVADMLLPASSPLRVTVSIGVSEAKERGADLDELLATADAALYRAKADGRNCVRLYEPVALLAETGNTLALAVEQPRRRLARMRRRAG encoded by the coding sequence ATGGACCACAGCCTGCATCTGCCAACAGTGATGATCGTCCATGCGTTGATCACACTGATATCAACGGTCGTGACGATTTATATGTGGCTGCGAAACCGGGACAGCCGCATCCTGCCGATGCTGGTCGCGGCGGGGCTCGCTGGCTGCACGGCCATGTTTCTGCATTCGGCGCGCAGTTCGCTGCCGCTGTTCTTGTCGTCGGGCGTCGGTCTCGGGCTCGGCGTTTTCGCCGTCGGCCTCTACTGGCAGGCGGTCGTTGTGTTCGAGGGCGGCAAGGCCTCTTTAACAAAGGCCTCCATCGGGCTGATTGTCTGGACGGCGCTCTGGCTGATGCCGGTCGTCTATCAATCGGTAGAGCTGAGAACCACGATTCTTGGCCTCCTGATTGCTGGCTACTGCTTCCTTACGGCGGAAGATATCTTGCGCAAGGCAAAGCGAGAACCGTTGCCGTCCAGGTCGATTGCTGCCGTGGCAAACCTCATTCGAGGCGCGGTTTGGCTGGCGCCGGTGCCGCTGTCGCTCTTTGTCGGGCCGGCCTACGCGGCCGATGGCACGACGGCACCCTGGTTTGCCTATATCGTGCTGGCCAACTCCATGATGATCGTGCTGACGCTCGTCGCTCTGCTGATGCTGGCGAAGGAGCGCGACGAACTCCGTTATCGACTGGCCTCGGAACGGGATCCGCTGACCAATCTCGCCAATCGTCGCACCTTCGTGACGAGTGCCTGCAAGATGCTGCAAGAGCAGGAGGGCGCCAGCCTGCTCTTGCTCGATATCGACCACTTCAAGGTCGTCAACGATACGCACGGCCATGCGGCAGGAGACCAGGTTCTGCTAGCCTTCTCCCGTACCATCGAGCAGCGGATGCCCAAGGGCTGGCTTTTTGCGCGCATCGGCGGCGAAGAGTTTGCCTGTCTGATGCCCCGGATGAGTGCCCAGAAGGCCGTCGCCGTAGCGGAAAACCTGCGGCTTGCCGTGGCCGACATGCTTTTGCCGGCCTCTTCCCCGCTGCGGGTCACGGTCAGCATCGGCGTCAGTGAAGCGAAGGAGCGGGGTGCCGATCTGGACGAGCTTCTCGCCACCGCAGATGCTGCGCTCTACCGAGCGAAGGCTGATGGTCGAAACTGTGTCCGTCTCTATGAACCGGTGGCCTTGCTTGCTGAGACCGGCAATACTCTGGCATTGGCTGTCGAACAGCCTCGCCGGCGTTTGGCGCGCATGCGGCGACGGGCGGGCTGA
- a CDS encoding DMT family transporter, with amino-acid sequence MSPRDFAAYAYLSLAWGLSFVLLLHVVDAFGWIGAVTFRCFIAGALLYLIARAMRRRLDFRAGWLPFTIVGATTVAGQLVGLSYATPLIGTAMAAIFVASIPLFSMVIAQLWGLERITQARVLGLALGTIGIIMLVGFPAVPVTFAFLLGCAAMVGSTFSAAFGSNYASRYLSGTGPWEVTIGSFIAGGILTLPLLWFVPVPTTPAAIDYLYLVALAALMSALTYVLYFGLVKSIGATAAISVEFVVTVVAVLVGALILDEPLTVLQLMGGAVIIVGCALVLGIVRTPRRVA; translated from the coding sequence ATGTCGCCCAGAGATTTTGCCGCTTACGCCTATCTGTCTCTGGCCTGGGGGCTTTCGTTCGTCCTGCTTCTGCACGTGGTGGATGCCTTCGGCTGGATCGGCGCGGTGACATTTCGCTGCTTCATTGCCGGCGCCCTGCTTTACTTGATTGCGAGGGCCATGCGACGCCGGCTCGACTTCCGTGCAGGCTGGCTGCCTTTCACGATCGTCGGTGCAACCACTGTGGCCGGGCAGCTTGTGGGCCTCTCCTACGCGACGCCGCTGATCGGCACGGCGATGGCCGCGATTTTCGTCGCATCCATCCCCCTTTTCTCCATGGTCATCGCGCAGCTGTGGGGACTGGAGCGGATCACACAGGCGCGAGTGCTCGGCCTTGCGCTGGGCACGATCGGCATCATCATGCTGGTGGGATTTCCGGCAGTTCCCGTGACCTTCGCCTTCCTGCTCGGCTGTGCCGCCATGGTCGGCTCAACCTTCTCGGCCGCCTTTGGCAGCAATTATGCGAGCCGATATCTTTCCGGCACCGGCCCCTGGGAGGTCACGATCGGCTCCTTCATCGCCGGTGGTATCCTGACGCTGCCGCTTCTGTGGTTCGTTCCGGTTCCCACGACGCCTGCTGCGATCGACTACCTCTATCTTGTGGCGCTGGCAGCCCTGATGAGTGCGCTCACCTACGTGCTCTATTTCGGTCTGGTCAAAAGCATCGGTGCGACGGCCGCGATCAGTGTCGAGTTCGTCGTGACAGTCGTGGCCGTGCTGGTTGGGGCTTTGATACTCGACGAACCGCTGACAGTGCTGCAACTGATGGGTGGCGCCGTGATCATCGTCGGATGCGCGCTCGTACTCGGGATCGTGAGGACGCCGCGCCGGGTGGCCTGA
- a CDS encoding SDR family NAD(P)-dependent oxidoreductase: MTIDLKGRLALVTGASRGIGYFTAIELAKAGAHVIACARTVGGLEELDDAIKAVGGTATLVPFDLSDMAAIDQLGGHIFERWGKLDIAVLNAGVLGVISPIGHVEAKVFDKVMTINVTATWRLIRSLEPLLVKSDQGRALILSSGAAHKCRPFWGPYSASKAAVEALARTWAAETQRLPLRVLSVDPGATRTAMRAQAMPGEDPATLPHPSEVAAKLLPLVGPDQTETGKLFIVREGKMVDYRMPE; the protein is encoded by the coding sequence ATGACCATCGACCTCAAGGGACGGCTTGCGCTCGTCACCGGCGCCTCGCGGGGCATCGGCTATTTCACCGCGATCGAACTTGCCAAGGCCGGCGCGCATGTCATTGCCTGTGCCCGCACCGTCGGCGGCCTGGAAGAGCTTGATGACGCCATCAAGGCGGTTGGCGGCACGGCAACGCTGGTGCCCTTCGACCTCTCGGACATGGCCGCGATCGACCAGCTCGGCGGCCACATCTTCGAGCGCTGGGGCAAGCTCGACATCGCGGTCCTGAATGCCGGTGTGCTCGGTGTCATCTCGCCAATCGGCCATGTCGAGGCGAAGGTCTTCGACAAGGTGATGACGATCAACGTCACCGCCACATGGAGGCTGATCCGCTCGCTCGAGCCGCTTCTCGTCAAGTCCGACCAGGGTCGTGCTCTGATCCTGTCCTCGGGTGCCGCCCACAAGTGCCGTCCGTTCTGGGGCCCCTACTCCGCCTCCAAGGCAGCCGTCGAGGCGCTCGCCCGCACCTGGGCGGCCGAGACCCAGCGCCTGCCTCTGCGCGTGCTCTCCGTTGATCCTGGCGCTACCCGCACCGCCATGCGCGCCCAGGCCATGCCGGGTGAAGATCCAGCCACTCTGCCGCATCCGTCCGAAGTTGCCGCCAAGCTTCTGCCGCTCGTCGGCCCGGACCAGACGGAAACCGGCAAGCTCTTCATCGTTCGCGAAGGCAAGATGGTCGACTACCGCATGCCGGAGTAG